A stretch of the Comamonas testosteroni TK102 genome encodes the following:
- a CDS encoding HAD domain-containing protein, producing the protein MPADVPASQANMSKTILYLDYDGVLHPEPVYRHPRGGMYFGLEHAGHSLFEYAEVLVEALAPYPDVAIVLSTSWVRVLSYSQARAYLPEALRSRVIGATFHSAMNKFEFDAMTRGAQVLADATRRSATNWVALDDDDEGWLGAASNHLVLSNGSQGLSNPKTVTELSVRLGEQSRRLRSSRPHHAKSSLS; encoded by the coding sequence ATGCCTGCTGACGTACCAGCAAGCCAGGCAAACATGTCAAAGACCATTCTGTACCTAGACTATGACGGAGTCCTGCACCCGGAGCCGGTCTACCGGCACCCAAGGGGCGGGATGTACTTTGGTCTTGAGCATGCTGGCCACAGCTTGTTTGAGTACGCAGAGGTCCTTGTTGAAGCTCTGGCACCGTACCCTGATGTCGCCATCGTCCTGTCCACTTCCTGGGTGCGAGTGTTGAGCTATTCCCAGGCCAGGGCCTATCTTCCAGAAGCTTTGCGCTCGAGGGTGATTGGAGCAACGTTCCACAGTGCAATGAACAAGTTCGAGTTTGATGCGATGACCCGAGGTGCCCAAGTATTGGCCGACGCCACACGCCGCTCGGCAACCAACTGGGTCGCATTGGATGACGACGATGAAGGGTGGCTTGGCGCAGCCTCAAACCATCTGGTGCTATCGAACGGGAGCCAAGGGCTCTCAAATCCGAAGACTGTCACTGAGCTCTCAGTGAGGCTTGGAGAGCAGTCCAGGAGGCTAAGGAGTTCGCGGCCCCATCATGCGAAATCTAGCTTGTCGTGA
- a CDS encoding HAD domain-containing protein gives MSPILFLDFDDVICLNNPFGGYDALTVLAQAAREGLPLRAGDELWTKLFDTPAVSHLRLVHEEFSPRYVLSTSWRWFFDKDLLEKTLELGGLGFVVQGMHQDWTTPQVSRRAHRAVEINNWLEQHPDNAHSWAVLDDGLSGTGFDTWTRERRQFVVLCQEGVGFQKDELLSLRRAFALRGLSSKR, from the coding sequence ATGAGTCCCATCCTCTTCCTGGACTTCGATGACGTCATTTGCCTTAACAACCCATTCGGCGGCTATGACGCATTAACCGTTTTGGCACAAGCAGCTCGAGAAGGCCTACCCCTTCGTGCTGGGGATGAACTGTGGACCAAGCTATTCGATACTCCTGCTGTGTCGCACCTTAGGCTGGTGCATGAAGAGTTCTCTCCGCGGTATGTGCTCTCCACAAGTTGGCGCTGGTTTTTTGACAAAGACCTCTTGGAGAAGACGCTCGAGCTGGGCGGTCTTGGCTTTGTCGTACAGGGCATGCACCAAGATTGGACGACGCCTCAAGTCTCGAGGCGGGCGCATCGGGCTGTTGAAATCAACAATTGGCTTGAGCAGCATCCAGACAATGCTCACTCGTGGGCAGTGCTCGATGATGGGCTCTCCGGCACCGGGTTTGATACTTGGACGCGCGAGCGGCGTCAATTCGTCGTCCTTTGCCAGGAAGGCGTTGGCTTCCAGAAAGACGAGCTTCTAAGCCTTAGGCGTGCCTTTGCGCTGCGAGGTTTAAGTTCTAAACGGTGA
- a CDS encoding HAD domain-containing protein has protein sequence MNSSKYGPNKLAPSLAKRCSRVIFLDFDGVLHPPRAITGAKPPLEPHEIQAGWPATFQHLGILAGLLQKHADIAVVVSSSWRIFLNDAQLGELLAPIARWYGGSVGNPHIGRDVAIRAWLEHNAITDYAVLDDKPKFFPGPPESWPTLILCESETGISDVSVQQKLRDWMSRRTACVTAGEGQSLGNEQKRAEPV, from the coding sequence ATGAATTCATCAAAGTACGGACCTAACAAGCTTGCGCCATCGCTTGCGAAGCGATGCAGTCGTGTCATTTTTTTAGACTTTGATGGAGTCTTGCATCCCCCTCGAGCTATTACAGGAGCGAAGCCTCCACTGGAGCCGCATGAAATTCAGGCAGGATGGCCGGCTACCTTCCAGCACCTTGGCATCCTCGCGGGCCTGCTGCAGAAGCATGCGGATATCGCGGTGGTTGTCAGCAGTTCCTGGCGCATCTTCTTGAATGACGCCCAGCTGGGAGAGCTCCTCGCCCCCATTGCCCGATGGTACGGAGGTTCCGTCGGCAACCCACATATAGGACGAGACGTCGCCATTCGTGCCTGGCTGGAGCACAACGCCATCACTGACTATGCTGTGCTCGACGACAAACCCAAGTTCTTCCCGGGGCCGCCAGAGTCTTGGCCCACGTTGATACTCTGTGAGAGCGAGACTGGGATATCGGACGTGAGCGTCCAGCAGAAGCTTCGTGACTGGATGAGCCGGCGCACTGCCTGTGTGACTGCGGGCGAAGGCCAATCCCTCGGCAATGAGCAGAAGCGAGCCGAGCCCGTATGA
- a CDS encoding helix-turn-helix domain-containing protein yields the protein MYIPKLPKQKTAVPTKELLAKNLVRLRAERKMSQEDLSYMAGLSRTVVSHIERQTRNVTLETLEALAAGLGIPVRELFDESN from the coding sequence ATGTATATCCCGAAGCTCCCAAAGCAGAAAACGGCAGTCCCGACAAAGGAGCTACTCGCGAAGAATCTGGTGCGTCTACGCGCTGAGCGAAAGATGTCTCAAGAGGACCTCAGCTACATGGCTGGGTTGAGCAGAACTGTAGTCAGCCACATTGAGCGACAAACACGCAACGTCACCCTTGAAACGCTGGAGGCCCTCGCAGCAGGCCTCGGTATCCCTGTGCGCGAGCTGTTTGACGAGTCCAACTAG
- a CDS encoding AAA family ATPase produces the protein MELTFDPKRTLLWGPNGAGKSAVIKSVFRAIGAEPHGELPGWDYRAILALNFSFRGREFTSVRFQDLRGLFEGSELLGATTSDEEWNEIFSEAVDFQLRLLSRDGQLQRASPEHFFLPFFVNQDGSFGSHWDTFNGIRKFQQSALQTLEYFARVRPPKYFGIKAEEQGVKVKIAERRAEITTLQRTRLRLKKTQRALPVRLNQREFQEEIQELTRRLLTLSKAQEDLRKHIIEDQDLEVSLTEQISMSEHALKVHEADFQFAARESIDKSEFICPTCNAKHPESFHMFLGLAEDARELNLLRERLVHMAASAKERLKRNRSKAIALKRDFSELNALLATKKGKFTFDDFLKSRSVLVADDQLASEERLVRKEIEAHERQLGEIKISLADLEKHHDAKAPLKLFRTKFAKALVRLEAPNPTGVSKWPLAKRPDASGSRHARSIFAYYSALWHTMVTDGRLPAPIFVDSPNQGGQDKENLQKLIASVVRAAPAGSQVVLCHEMYVEAFSDGKTIEFKKGSKLLDGATFKRLSREMFQYLAVARTYLAQVKDVDGGSEAESQPGPDVARQRVSISGQRPNSEAKQRDLFEP, from the coding sequence ATGGAGTTGACGTTCGACCCGAAAAGGACCCTACTTTGGGGGCCGAACGGCGCAGGAAAATCGGCGGTAATTAAGTCGGTTTTCCGAGCTATTGGGGCGGAGCCGCACGGCGAACTTCCTGGTTGGGATTACCGGGCTATTCTCGCGTTGAATTTTTCATTCCGAGGGCGTGAATTTACCTCCGTTAGATTTCAGGACCTGCGTGGTTTGTTTGAAGGGTCTGAGCTTCTTGGAGCGACTACCTCGGATGAAGAGTGGAATGAGATATTTTCCGAAGCGGTCGACTTTCAGCTAAGACTTTTGAGTCGAGATGGCCAATTGCAGCGGGCATCACCTGAACATTTCTTTTTGCCATTTTTCGTGAACCAAGATGGGTCGTTTGGTTCACACTGGGATACCTTTAACGGAATTAGGAAATTTCAGCAGTCGGCCTTACAAACATTAGAGTATTTCGCCCGAGTCCGGCCACCTAAATATTTCGGAATTAAAGCAGAAGAACAGGGTGTCAAGGTAAAAATCGCGGAGCGCCGGGCGGAAATTACTACGCTTCAGCGTACGCGGCTAAGGCTCAAGAAGACTCAACGAGCTTTGCCTGTCAGATTGAATCAGCGAGAATTTCAAGAAGAAATTCAGGAGTTGACCAGGCGGCTGTTGACCTTGTCTAAGGCGCAAGAGGATTTACGAAAGCACATCATTGAAGACCAAGACCTGGAGGTCTCACTGACGGAGCAGATTTCAATGTCCGAACACGCCCTCAAGGTGCATGAGGCTGACTTCCAATTTGCTGCTCGCGAGTCTATCGATAAAAGCGAATTCATATGCCCAACGTGTAATGCTAAACATCCCGAGAGCTTTCATATGTTCTTGGGGCTTGCAGAAGATGCACGTGAATTGAATTTGCTGAGGGAGCGCTTGGTACATATGGCCGCGAGTGCAAAAGAGCGGCTTAAACGGAATCGAAGCAAAGCAATAGCGTTGAAGCGAGATTTCAGTGAGTTAAACGCTCTTCTTGCTACGAAAAAGGGGAAATTCACCTTTGATGATTTTTTGAAGAGCCGAAGTGTTTTAGTGGCTGATGACCAATTGGCCTCCGAGGAGCGCTTGGTTCGCAAGGAGATTGAAGCTCACGAGCGGCAGTTGGGTGAAATAAAGATAAGTCTGGCGGATTTGGAGAAACATCACGACGCAAAGGCTCCGCTTAAGCTGTTTCGTACAAAGTTTGCTAAAGCATTGGTCAGACTCGAAGCTCCTAATCCCACGGGGGTTAGCAAATGGCCGCTTGCCAAGCGGCCGGATGCTTCTGGGAGTCGCCATGCCAGGTCAATTTTTGCTTACTATTCTGCCCTCTGGCACACGATGGTTACAGATGGCCGCCTGCCTGCCCCAATCTTTGTTGACTCACCAAATCAGGGTGGCCAGGACAAGGAGAATTTGCAGAAGTTGATTGCCTCTGTGGTCAGAGCTGCGCCTGCGGGTTCGCAAGTGGTTTTGTGCCATGAGATGTATGTGGAAGCTTTCAGCGACGGCAAGACAATTGAATTTAAGAAAGGCTCGAAGCTCCTTGATGGCGCAACGTTCAAAAGGTTGAGTCGCGAAATGTTTCAATACTTGGCAGTTGCTCGAACATATCTCGCTCAGGTCAAGGACGTGGACGGCGGTTCGGAGGCCGAGTCTCAGCCGGGTCCGGACGTTGCCCGACAGCGCGTGAGCATTTCTGGTCAACGCCCCAACTCTGAAGCAAAGCAGCGCGACCTCTTCGAACCGTGA